Proteins encoded within one genomic window of Lepidochelys kempii isolate rLepKem1 chromosome 11, rLepKem1.hap2, whole genome shotgun sequence:
- the C11H21orf58 gene encoding uncharacterized protein C21orf58 homolog: MSLLSNPLLFPCVPKVFVSYAGLDVLKLENERETLENIESPLSTTRSNDGQEDALQNALRQRKDLLRKLREQHLLEEFSQPCVLAGGPRKNYRPEPVPVYLTSPLAPAPEPPRIIQQTMPQQPATIIQQLPQQPPLITQIPPPQPLPAPRSGSIKEDMVEMMLMQNAQMHQIIMQNMMLKALPPMAFSQPSGTGPPSLQHTQQDPQFAAPVVVKAEKPRPSAVHHHHHYPSPGVQAIPSQPPPVGYSMWPPMMSSSLMGQTGGFPSTVHHMTGPTSTFPAMHTVVTDGLLRSLPPGL, from the exons ATGTCCCTTCTTTCCAACCCCCTTTTATTTCCTTGTGTCCCAAAAGTGTTTGTTAGTTATGCAGGACTGGATGTTCTT AAACTAGAAAATGAACGCGAGACCCTGGAGAATATTGAGTCGCCCCTCTCCACAACAA GGAGTAACGATGGACAGGAGGATGCACTGCAGAATGCGCTGAGGCAAAGGAAAGACCTCCTGCGGAAGCTTAGG GAGCAGCACCTTTTGGAAGAATTTTCACAGCCCTGTGTGTTGGCAGGAGGCCCCAGAAAGAACTACCGGCCGGAGCCAGTACCTGTTTACCTGACGtcccctctggctcctgcacCAGAACCACCAAGGATCATCCAGCAGACA ATGCCTCAGCAACCTGCAACCATCATCCAACAGTTACCTCAGCAGCCACCTCTCATCACACAGATCCCACCTCCacagcccctcccagccccccgctctGGAAGCATTAAGGAAG ACATGGTGGAGATGATGTTGATGCAGAACGCTCAGATGCACCAGATCATTATGCAGAACATGATGCTGAAAGCTCTGCCACCGATGGCATTCTCACAGCCCAGTGGGACCGGGCCTCCCTCGCTGCAGCACACCCAGCAG GATCCccagtttgctgctccagttgTTGTGAAAGCAGAAAAACCAAGGCCATCAGCGGTGCATCATCACCACCATTACCCTTCCCCAGGAGTGCAGGCCATTCCTTCTCAGCCGCCCCCGGTTGGCTACTCCATGTGGCCCCCCATGATGTCATCCAGCCTCATGGGACAGACTGGAGGATTCCCATCCACTGTGCATCACATGACTGGCCCAACTAGCACCTTCCCTGCAATGCACAC tgTAGTAACCGATGGACTCCTCCGCAGCCTGCCCCCGGGTTTGTAG